One part of the Silurus meridionalis isolate SWU-2019-XX chromosome 26, ASM1480568v1, whole genome shotgun sequence genome encodes these proteins:
- the si:dkey-246e1.3 gene encoding uncharacterized protein si:dkey-246e1.3, with protein sequence MSSGLRTPSSAVYPNNTDGDGISRDVVYECKVFNISILAVSVCVLTVTAVMCCVSYVKRWRQRKRACEYESDVACDLQEGLQVNLKAVQRSQSLCNLRSLFRQESLRKDDSSIYCIYTNPLPVTEDGEEDFTNTTDATRTLNDPKDAIVLDPLTFVMQL encoded by the exons ATGAGTTCCGGGCTGAGAACGCCGAGCTCTGCGGTTTACCCCAACAACACGGACGGAGACGGCATAAGCAGGGACGTCGTCTACG AGTGTAAAGTGTTCAACATCTCCATACTcgctgtgtctgtgtgcgtcCTGACCGTGACAGCCGTGATGTGCTGCGTGTCCTACGTCAAACGCTGGAG GCAGCGGAAGCGAGCGTGCGAATATGAAAGCGATGTGGCTTGCGACCTGCAGGAGGGCCTGCAGGTGAACCTCAAGGCCGTGCAGAGGTCACAAAGCTTGTGTAATCTACGGTCTCTGTTTCGACAAGAATCTCTCAGAAAGGACGACTCCTCCATTTACTGCATCTATACCAATCCACTTCCTGTCACGGAGGATGGCGAGGAGGATTTTACAAACACCACAGACGCCACACGGACACTTAATGACCCTAAAGATGCTATCGTTCTGGATCCGCTCACTTTTGTTATGCAGCTGTAG
- the xpnpep1 gene encoding LOW QUALITY PROTEIN: xaa-Pro aminopeptidase 1 (The sequence of the model RefSeq protein was modified relative to this genomic sequence to represent the inferred CDS: inserted 1 base in 1 codon), with translation MSTDAAMSPKITVELLRNLRQAMKNGKHFADPIHAYIIPSGDAHQSEYIAPCDCRXEFICGFNGSAGTAIVTEHHAAMWTDGRYFLQASQQMDNNWTLMKMGLKETPTQEDWLIGVLPENSKVGVDPWIIAADQWKSMAKALSGAGHSLVAVPKNLIDAIWEERPARPSTQLSVLGLRYTGLTWQDKILQLRAKMAERKISWFVVTALDEIAWLFNLRGSDIEYNPVFFAYAIIGIDSIRLFMEGKRLEHPAVRQHLELDTAAKPELCVQCLPYESVYLELQAVCSALGPKDKVWISDKASCALTQAIPKIHRSPIPYTPLCLAKAVKNPTEIQGMKMAHIKDAVALCELFSWLEKEIPKGTVTEISAADKAEELRSQQKDFVGLSFPTISSVGPNGAIIHYRPLPETNRTLTMNEVYLIDSGAQYMDGTTDVTRTVHFGTPTDYEKECFTYVLKGHIAVSAAVFPNGTKGHLLDSFARAALWESGLDYLHGTGHGVGCFLNVHEGPCGISYKTFADEPLEAGMILSDEPGYYEDGSFGIRLENVVLVVPAKPKYNYRNRGSLTFEPMTLVPIQVKMINTELLTQKERDWLNHYHRQCRETVGAELERQGRKEGLDWLIRETQPIT, from the exons ATGAGCAcag ACGCCGCCATGTCCCCGAAGATCACGGTGGAGCTGCTGAGGAACCTGAGGCAGGCCATGAAGAATGGGAAACACTTTGCCGACCCCATCCATGCCTACATCATCCCTTCAGGAGACGCCCACCAG AGCGAATACATCGCGCCATGTGACTGTA CGGAGTTTATCTGCGGATTTAACGGCTCAGcag gcaCTGCTATTGTAACTGAGCATCACGCCGCCATGTGGACGGATGGACGCTACTTCCTGCAGGCCAGCCAGCAGATGGACAATAACTGGACACTGATGAAGATGG GCCTGAAGGAGACCCCGACCCAGGAGGACTGGCTCATCGGCGTCCTGCCGGAAAACTCCAAAGTGGGAGTCGACCCCTGGATCATCGCTGCCG ATCAGTGGAAAAGCATGGCGAAGGCCCTGAGCGGCGCCGGACACAGTTTGGTTGCCGTTCCAAAAAACCTCATCGACGCAATTTGGGAGGAGCGACCTGCTCGACCCAGCACTCAGCTCAGCGTCCTGGGGCTCCGATATACCG GTCTGACCTGGCAGGACAAGATCCTGCAGCTGAGGGCAAAGATGGctgagaggaagatctcctggtTCGTGGTGACGGCCCTGGACGAGATCGCAT GGCTTTTTAACCTGCGAGGCTCAGACATCGAGTACAACCCTGTGTTCTTCGCGTACGCCATCATCGGGATCGACAGCATACG GTTGTTCATGGAAGGGAAGCGTCTGGAGCACCCAGCGGTGAGGCAGCACCTGGAGCTGGACACGGCCGCTAAGCCTGAGctgtgtgtgcagtgtttacCGTACGAGAGCGTGTACTTGGAGCTGCAGGCCGTGTGCTCGGCTCTCGGCCCTAAAGACAAGGTGTGGATCAGCGACAAGGCCAGCTGCGCTCTCACCCAGGCCATCCCGAAG ATCCACAGATCTCCAATCCCGTACACGCCTCTGTGTCTGGCCAAAGCCGTGAAGAACCCCACTGAGATCCAGGGGATGAAGATGGCGCAT ATTAAAGATGCTGTTGCACTCTGCGAGCTCTTTTCCTGGCTGGAGAAAGAG ATTCCGAAAGGTACCGTGACCGAGATCTCTGCGGCGGATAAAGCCGAGGAATTGCGgag TCAACAGAAGGACTTTGTCGGTCTCAGTTTTCCCACCATCTCCAGCGTGGGACCGAACGGCGCCATCATTCATTACCG ACCACTTCCTGAGACCAACAGGACCCTGACGATGAACGAGGTTTACCTGATCGACTCCGGAGCGCAGTACAT GGACGGAACGACGGACGTGACGCGGACGGTGCACTTCGGAACCCCGACCGACTACGAGAAG gaatgCTTTACGTATGTCCTGAAGGGCCACATCGCCGTCAGTGCTGCTGTTTTCCCCAATGGAACTAAAG gtcacCTGTTAGACTCGTTTGCTCGTGCTGCTTTGTGGGAGTCAGGGCTCGATTATCTGCATGGCACCGGACACGGAGTCGGCTGCTTCCTCAATGTCCACGAAGGACCCTGCGGCATCAGCTACAAAACCTTCGCCGATGAGCCGCTGGAGGCCGGAATGATCCTCAGTGacg agCCTGGATATTATGAGGACGGCTCGTTCGGCATTCGACTGGAAAACGTTGTCCTGGTCGTTCCAGCAAAGCCTAAA TATAACTACAGGAACAGAGGCAGCCTGACGTTCGAGCCCATGACGCTCGTCCCCATCCAGGTGAAGATGATTAACACTGAGCTGCTGACGCAGAAAGag CGCGATTGGCTGAACCACTACCACCGGCAGTGCCGTGAGACGGTTGGCGCAGAGTTGGAGAGGCAGGGCAGGAAGGAGGGCCTGGATTGGCTGATCAGGGAGACTCAGCCAATCACATAG